The following proteins come from a genomic window of Candidatus Bathyarchaeia archaeon:
- a CDS encoding terminase family protein has translation MKTIPQNALPPLTELCRLLSQILNTEPITTLKNIIQAMNTHSDYFFNQPWPRKYNFNQATECCPADLDFINNQQQNENLNPTHLLCIKKNINHQNGFTPIGFLWTLWTLNQKLNRNPEAPLLNIQADPSLFARLLVNWHPFPYQEKLLADQSKRIVSCWGRQCGKTTTVAVKAIHYAYTNPNTTVLVASPSLRQSIIMLDRIQELIENSLILRQGVAKQTKTEIHLHNNSLIVALPCSEDLLRGYTADHIICDEAAFMPEETITQVMFPMLSATDGSAIFLSTPWGKNHFYKAYTNPDYSVHHARSIECPLIKTEFLHEQKRILPDEIYRSEYLAEFTEAAHCFFPQDLIRTCIDPTLEQIADPQAAPDGTYYAGVDFGKLNDHTAIAIIKHEQTTLKLVHIHEFPLGTPYSHVIGYIANANKRIQFEKLCIDQTGVGEPIQEELRNQDIQNIEGVTFTTQTKEALLTNLKLAMEQHRLKLSYNRPLINQINQQQYAYNKTGHLSFSHPQGIHDDQLWALSLAAYAAQRQPEPTLRIAT, from the coding sequence ATGAAAACCATACCCCAAAACGCCCTCCCGCCCCTCACAGAACTATGCCGCCTCCTAAGCCAAATCCTAAACACAGAACCCATCACAACACTCAAAAACATCATACAAGCCATGAACACCCACTCAGACTACTTCTTCAATCAACCATGGCCACGAAAATACAACTTCAACCAAGCCACAGAATGCTGCCCAGCCGACCTAGACTTCATCAACAATCAACAACAAAACGAAAACCTCAACCCGACACACTTGCTCTGCATAAAGAAAAACATCAACCACCAAAACGGCTTCACACCAATCGGCTTCCTCTGGACCCTATGGACACTCAACCAAAAACTAAACAGAAACCCTGAAGCCCCGCTTCTAAACATCCAAGCAGACCCTTCACTATTTGCCAGGCTACTCGTAAACTGGCATCCCTTCCCATACCAAGAGAAACTCCTAGCCGACCAGTCCAAACGCATAGTAAGCTGCTGGGGCAGGCAATGCGGCAAAACCACAACAGTCGCAGTTAAAGCCATACACTACGCATACACCAACCCAAACACAACCGTACTAGTAGCGTCGCCCAGTCTCAGACAAAGCATAATCATGCTAGACCGAATACAAGAACTAATCGAAAACAGCCTCATCCTACGCCAAGGCGTAGCCAAGCAAACCAAAACAGAAATCCACTTACACAACAACTCATTGATCGTGGCGTTGCCGTGCAGCGAAGACTTACTACGAGGATACACCGCTGACCACATCATCTGCGACGAAGCCGCCTTCATGCCCGAAGAAACCATCACACAAGTCATGTTTCCCATGCTAAGCGCCACAGACGGCTCAGCCATCTTCCTCAGCACACCATGGGGCAAAAACCACTTCTACAAAGCCTACACCAACCCAGACTACAGCGTACACCACGCCCGATCAATCGAATGCCCACTCATCAAAACCGAATTCCTACACGAACAGAAGCGCATCTTACCAGACGAAATCTACCGCAGCGAATACCTAGCCGAATTCACCGAAGCAGCGCATTGCTTCTTCCCACAGGACTTGATACGAACTTGCATAGACCCAACACTGGAGCAGATAGCCGATCCACAAGCAGCACCAGACGGCACATACTACGCTGGAGTAGACTTCGGCAAACTCAACGACCACACCGCCATAGCCATCATCAAACACGAACAAACCACACTGAAACTCGTCCACATACACGAATTCCCACTAGGCACACCATACAGCCACGTAATAGGCTACATCGCAAACGCCAACAAAAGAATACAATTCGAAAAACTATGCATAGACCAAACAGGCGTAGGCGAACCCATACAAGAAGAACTACGAAACCAAGACATCCAGAACATCGAAGGCGTAACCTTCACCACGCAGACAAAAGAAGCCCTCTTAACCAACCTCAAACTAGCCATGGAACAACACAGGCTGAAACTGTCCTACAACCGACCCTTAATCAACCAAATCAACCAACAACAATACGCGTACAACAAAACCGGACACCTCAGCTTCAGTCATCCACAGGGCATACACGATGATCAACTCTGGGCACTGAGCTTAGCCGCATATGCAGCCCAACGCCAACCCGAACCCACACTGAGAATAGCCACATAG
- a CDS encoding transcriptional regulator, whose translation MSLPRKVDPMSTTLLQKIKESLDRLNDKLEVMIEIQKHGQHTTQDGIPDVLDVMTLLSLPDHLRKTAVTLCKLDHATADEVSGQTKRARAVESGYLNQLVLMGYVKKERRGRKAYFYVEREESQNEEMKEPWEKS comes from the coding sequence ATGAGCCTGCCCAGAAAAGTAGACCCCATGTCAACCACACTTCTACAGAAGATCAAAGAATCACTCGACCGCCTCAACGACAAACTGGAAGTCATGATCGAAATCCAGAAGCACGGACAACACACGACACAAGATGGGATACCCGACGTCTTAGACGTCATGACGCTCCTATCACTGCCTGACCATCTGAGAAAAACCGCAGTCACCCTGTGCAAACTTGACCACGCCACAGCCGACGAAGTGTCTGGGCAGACTAAACGTGCACGCGCAGTTGAAAGCGGCTACCTGAACCAACTGGTTTTGATGGGTTATGTAAAGAAGGAAAGACGCGGACGAAAGGCGTACTTCTACGTGGAAAGAGAAGAGAGTCAAAACGAGGAGATGAAAGAGCCATGGGAAAAATCCTAG
- a CDS encoding MinD/ParA family protein: protein MGKILAIHSYKGGTGKTLLSVNLSTLYANRGKSVALLDLDFRAPSLQAILKVQNSEYWINDYLNGVCDVKKALVDLSQSHAKRGRLLVGLANPSTQAIREMTAKDRKWEMKALGRLLSLKTSLLSEMGLDYVIFDTSPGLQYSSINAIVSADVVLVVSGTDISDIKGTQRMIDELYDLFEKKTGLVMNKVLFDVLESKNQRAELAKKLLSSNNLPMIEMIPCFCDILRAGGVTVFVNEKPEHPFVKTLDRMATTIETL from the coding sequence ATGGGAAAAATCCTAGCCATACACTCTTACAAAGGCGGAACTGGAAAGACCCTTCTCTCAGTCAACCTGTCTACACTATACGCTAATCGCGGCAAAAGCGTCGCTCTACTAGACCTAGACTTCAGAGCACCAAGCCTTCAAGCCATACTCAAAGTACAGAACAGTGAATACTGGATAAACGATTACCTCAACGGCGTCTGCGACGTCAAGAAAGCTCTCGTCGACCTATCGCAATCTCACGCCAAGCGAGGCCGCCTACTTGTAGGCTTAGCCAACCCAAGCACCCAAGCCATCAGAGAAATGACCGCCAAAGACAGAAAATGGGAAATGAAAGCCCTAGGACGACTTCTTTCTCTGAAGACATCCCTTCTAAGCGAGATGGGCTTAGACTACGTCATCTTCGACACCAGCCCAGGCCTACAATACTCGTCAATCAACGCAATCGTCAGCGCAGACGTAGTTCTTGTTGTCTCAGGCACTGACATATCAGACATCAAAGGAACACAACGCATGATCGACGAGCTCTACGACCTCTTCGAAAAGAAAACCGGACTAGTGATGAACAAGGTATTGTTTGATGTACTGGAATCAAAGAATCAGCGCGCTGAGCTAGCCAAGAAGCTGTTGAGCAGCAATAACCTGCCAATGATTGAGATGATCCCATGCTTCTGTGACATACTTCGGGCGGGTGGAGTAACAGTGTTTGTCAACGAAAAACCAGAGCATCCCTTTGTCAAGACTTTGGACAGAATGGCCACAACGATAGAAACCCTTTAA
- a CDS encoding MFS transporter translates to MFTLLFNAFTWYYMTLFILERMPSHIDALRAVFYIATIGASLAGAVLSEKVRQLRLLYLWMIIGAIASLQLSLTNVATVAHISFMFILVGISFGIGMPSCLAYLANSTSIENRGKTSALIFLFVNLGALPLALALSSFSLQVNSLVLAFWRALGLAAFALLRPSSSVSTPRKHVSTASVFHDRSFVLYLIPWLMFSIIDSLETALLKDFFGPEYYGLTFTVKPVIASFSMLVGGLLADKIGRKRVTMYGFVSLGLAYAIIGIAPMLQLAWNIYLVIDAIAAGILWITFIMILWGDLSTQDSREKYYVVGSIPFLVTAAIPVSLVPLSSLLPANTAFSLASFFLFLAVLPLMYAPETLPQKRIELQRLRNYVEHAKKLAGRHSGKREDGKE, encoded by the coding sequence GTGTTCACTTTGTTGTTCAATGCTTTCACGTGGTACTACATGACATTATTTATCTTAGAACGTATGCCCTCTCACATCGACGCATTGCGAGCGGTCTTCTACATAGCAACCATTGGAGCCAGCCTTGCAGGGGCAGTGCTGTCAGAGAAAGTGAGACAACTGCGTCTTCTTTACCTCTGGATGATCATCGGGGCCATTGCCTCACTTCAGCTGTCTTTAACAAATGTCGCAACTGTTGCCCACATATCCTTCATGTTTATCCTTGTTGGCATTTCCTTCGGCATTGGCATGCCATCCTGTCTAGCCTACCTAGCAAACAGCACCTCAATAGAAAATCGCGGCAAAACCAGCGCCCTCATATTCCTGTTCGTCAACTTAGGCGCCCTTCCGCTTGCTCTGGCTTTGTCCTCGTTCAGTCTGCAAGTAAACTCTTTGGTACTGGCATTCTGGCGAGCATTAGGTCTGGCAGCTTTTGCATTACTAAGACCATCAAGTAGTGTTTCAACTCCGCGTAAACACGTTTCCACCGCATCAGTTTTTCATGACAGATCATTCGTGCTGTATCTGATCCCTTGGCTGATGTTCAGCATAATAGATTCGCTTGAGACAGCGCTCCTCAAGGATTTCTTTGGCCCAGAATACTATGGACTTACTTTCACCGTAAAACCGGTTATCGCAAGCTTCTCGATGCTGGTCGGCGGTCTTCTGGCCGATAAGATCGGGCGAAAACGCGTTACAATGTATGGCTTCGTCTCCCTTGGTCTTGCTTACGCCATCATAGGCATCGCGCCAATGCTACAGTTGGCGTGGAATATCTATTTGGTGATTGATGCCATAGCTGCGGGCATCTTGTGGATAACTTTCATTATGATACTCTGGGGAGATTTGTCGACTCAAGACTCTAGAGAGAAATACTACGTCGTCGGCAGCATTCCCTTCCTAGTGACGGCAGCCATTCCTGTATCTCTTGTGCCCCTTTCGAGTCTGCTTCCAGCCAACACTGCTTTCTCACTAGCAAGCTTCTTTCTCTTTCTGGCCGTGTTGCCATTGATGTACGCGCCTGAAACGTTGCCACAGAAGAGGATAGAATTGCAGCGGCTGAGGAATTACGTTGAACACGCGAAGAAACTGGCAGGACGACACTCAGGTAAGCGTGAAGACGGCAAAGAGTAG
- a CDS encoding polyprenyl synthetase family protein — protein sequence MKKPKQTPEAAMMQIQKIFERKGTKALNMARQAVKEERIKSRKAQQALTYFITEYWHDTARPSLMALSCEAVGGDPEITLPVAIPMILISGAIDIHDDIIDQSKSKDGRPTVYGKFGLEIALLVGDALLFKGLVLLNKTEVEKIPAETMLQVNDIIKTMFFELGDAEALELECRRQLDVSPEDYLHIVRMKAADVEAHTRISAILGNASSREVEALSEYGRLLGMMIILRDDIIDLLVPEECRSRITKECLPLPLLYGLQDAARGPELRSQLQGKTISDRRVQEILSTVRNSRAIARHCKTMEKLASKAMLKLRVLSHNTRELQLLVEAMLPATEEETRAANPSISTRAEPGS from the coding sequence ATGAAAAAACCAAAACAAACGCCAGAAGCCGCCATGATGCAAATACAGAAAATCTTCGAAAGAAAAGGGACAAAAGCCCTCAACATGGCAAGACAAGCAGTTAAAGAAGAGAGAATTAAGTCGAGAAAAGCCCAGCAAGCCCTAACATATTTCATCACGGAATATTGGCACGACACTGCAAGACCCTCCCTCATGGCCCTTTCCTGCGAAGCGGTTGGAGGCGACCCAGAGATTACGCTGCCTGTTGCCATTCCAATGATTCTAATTAGCGGCGCCATTGACATACACGACGACATCATCGACCAATCAAAAAGCAAGGATGGCCGCCCAACAGTCTATGGAAAATTCGGCCTAGAAATAGCTCTTCTCGTAGGAGACGCGCTTCTCTTCAAGGGACTCGTACTGCTAAACAAGACAGAAGTCGAGAAAATCCCCGCTGAAACGATGCTGCAGGTCAATGACATAATCAAAACCATGTTCTTTGAACTTGGAGACGCAGAAGCGCTTGAGCTTGAGTGTCGACGACAACTGGACGTTTCTCCAGAAGACTACCTCCATATAGTGAGGATGAAGGCGGCCGACGTTGAAGCCCACACGCGCATCAGCGCCATTCTGGGCAATGCGTCAAGTAGGGAAGTCGAGGCGTTAAGCGAGTATGGCAGACTGCTAGGCATGATGATAATCCTAAGAGACGACATAATAGACCTATTAGTGCCTGAAGAGTGCCGTAGCAGGATCACGAAAGAGTGCCTACCATTGCCATTATTATACGGTTTGCAGGACGCCGCCCGAGGACCTGAGCTTAGATCGCAACTTCAAGGCAAGACTATTAGTGACAGAAGAGTTCAAGAAATCCTGTCAACTGTTAGAAACTCCAGAGCGATCGCACGACATTGTAAGACTATGGAGAAGTTGGCTTCAAAGGCAATGCTAAAACTGAGGGTTTTGAGCCACAACACTAGAGAACTTCAACTTCTAGTAGAAGCTATGCTTCCAGCTACTGAAGAGGAGACCCGAGCTGCTAATCCGTCTATCTCCACCAGAGCCGAACCGGGATCTTAG
- a CDS encoding PadR family transcriptional regulator, translating into MRNNQSAEILMDQIGRRFAKSFLDILILQLVKGTPTWGYDIIKRTENQYKVKLRHGALYPMLNELEAKGLLKSRRELQKGRARKVYEITEDGTQLLEAYNDFMNTYLPKQPAR; encoded by the coding sequence ATGAGAAACAACCAGTCGGCTGAGATTTTGATGGATCAGATTGGGCGACGATTCGCCAAATCCTTCCTCGACATCCTCATACTTCAACTGGTCAAAGGTACACCTACTTGGGGCTACGACATCATCAAAAGAACTGAAAACCAATACAAAGTCAAACTTAGACATGGCGCGCTCTACCCAATGTTGAACGAGCTTGAAGCGAAAGGACTTCTGAAGAGCAGACGTGAACTCCAGAAAGGACGAGCCAGGAAGGTCTACGAAATCACCGAGGACGGAACCCAGCTCTTGGAGGCATACAACGATTTCATGAACACATATTTGCCCAAGCAACCCGCAAGATAA
- a CDS encoding PadR family transcriptional regulator — MGGPKAREVQMKLMRGLLDLVVLQFLRAQPMHGYHIITSLRKQFGVYFGPSTIYPLLSVLEENGYIKSHWDLENDRPRKVYGITSQGAELLNCTEDSLTHIYRKLAISANRMPLAGNTMPLEGLTNGKKHVNGGHHSNLSLPSP, encoded by the coding sequence TTGGGTGGACCAAAAGCGCGGGAGGTTCAGATGAAACTGATGAGGGGTCTCCTTGACCTAGTAGTCCTTCAGTTTCTGAGAGCCCAACCCATGCACGGATACCACATCATCACCAGTCTGCGCAAACAGTTCGGCGTCTACTTCGGTCCCAGCACAATATACCCATTGTTATCTGTGTTGGAAGAGAACGGCTACATCAAAAGCCACTGGGATCTAGAAAACGATAGACCGCGCAAAGTCTATGGCATTACTTCTCAGGGCGCAGAATTGCTAAACTGCACTGAAGACTCGTTAACCCACATATACCGAAAGCTCGCCATCAGCGCAAACAGAATGCCGTTGGCGGGAAACACCATGCCACTTGAAGGCTTGACAAACGGCAAGAAACACGTGAACGGCGGGCACCACAGCAATCTCTCACTTCCCTCGCCATAG
- a CDS encoding aspartate/glutamate racemase family protein, producing MNRLKLGLLVPSSNTTMEHEFRAMLPQEASVHVARIRLKRVVASELRAMEKEVRDEALKLADADVHVIGFGCTTGSLVAGYGYDEKIVKHIEKVAKKPAVATAGAVVQAMKALGLSRISVATPYTEAINELERQFLERSGFIIDRMIGLGLIDNLEIGKTKPETLISLVRKADSSRSDGVFISCTNLPTISIISRLEETLEKPVVSSNTATLWAMLKRMQESLNTSRFGKLFLCA from the coding sequence ATGAACCGGCTCAAACTAGGCTTGCTTGTGCCGTCTTCAAACACCACCATGGAACACGAGTTTAGAGCGATGTTGCCTCAAGAAGCATCGGTTCATGTAGCCAGAATACGGTTGAAGAGAGTAGTTGCCTCCGAGCTGCGGGCGATGGAGAAAGAAGTCAGAGATGAAGCCCTCAAGCTTGCAGATGCCGATGTTCATGTTATAGGTTTCGGCTGCACCACTGGAAGCTTAGTCGCAGGCTATGGATATGATGAGAAAATCGTGAAACACATCGAGAAGGTGGCAAAGAAGCCCGCAGTCGCAACAGCAGGTGCAGTCGTGCAAGCTATGAAGGCTTTAGGATTGTCGCGCATCTCTGTAGCCACACCTTACACTGAAGCTATCAATGAGCTGGAACGCCAATTCTTGGAGCGAAGCGGTTTCATTATCGACAGAATGATTGGTCTGGGTTTGATAGACAATCTTGAAATCGGGAAGACAAAGCCTGAAACACTTATCAGCCTTGTCAGGAAAGCGGACTCAAGTAGGTCTGATGGTGTTTTCATAAGCTGCACGAATCTACCTACAATCAGTATAATTAGCAGACTTGAGGAAACCTTGGAGAAACCCGTGGTGTCCAGCAACACAGCTACATTGTGGGCCATGCTAAAGAGAATGCAGGAATCTCTCAACACTAGCAGATTTGGAAAGCTATTTCTTTGCGCCTGA
- a CDS encoding MBL fold metallo-hydrolase, producing the protein MKTRLTFYGGINEIGGNKILLEDGDTRIFLDFGLSFADGDRYFCGYLMPRNVNGAGDYLEFNILPRLHGLYAKGMIRNTSIKYEKPKFDAIFLSHPHIDHVGHLPFIDPDITVYCGECSKTIMDAMQESGRVDLGEHETRTFRTGKRIKVDGLTIEPVHVDHSVPGAYGFIIQTSKGSIIYSGDYRLHGPMAHMTREFAEKAARTDPTVMISEGTRIRPEEEQVIHSENRVKADSNKIVANASSRLVIVAFYGRDIDRFKTFYEIAKENDRQFVIPLKLAHLLSKLKSDPMLKIPDVMKDDIILFYKKRKKSGEFAESDYFMWERPFLAKAVNYDFVHENESKLLFNLDLASFTELIDVRPSKGGHFIHSMSEPFSEEDINVEVMNNWLQHFGLQFHQIHASGHCPSKDLAQIINRVQPKKLIPVHTEYPMLFKKMFKHIDVETPEKGTSYILQ; encoded by the coding sequence ATGAAGACAAGACTAACCTTCTATGGCGGCATCAATGAGATCGGTGGCAACAAGATTCTGCTGGAAGACGGAGACACTCGTATCTTTTTGGATTTCGGTTTGTCCTTCGCTGATGGAGACCGATACTTCTGCGGTTATCTGATGCCCAGAAATGTTAACGGTGCCGGCGACTACCTTGAATTCAACATATTGCCAAGACTGCATGGGCTATATGCCAAAGGCATGATAAGGAATACAAGCATCAAGTACGAAAAACCGAAATTCGACGCGATTTTCCTGTCTCATCCTCACATTGACCACGTTGGGCACTTGCCTTTCATCGACCCAGACATAACGGTGTACTGTGGCGAATGCTCAAAAACCATAATGGACGCCATGCAGGAATCAGGCAGGGTAGATCTTGGCGAACACGAGACTCGAACATTCAGAACAGGCAAACGAATCAAAGTTGACGGATTAACCATTGAGCCTGTCCACGTTGATCATTCTGTTCCTGGCGCTTACGGGTTCATTATCCAAACCTCAAAAGGCTCGATCATTTACAGCGGTGATTACAGGCTACACGGACCAATGGCACACATGACCAGAGAATTCGCCGAGAAGGCAGCTCGTACTGATCCGACTGTGATGATTTCGGAAGGTACCCGCATCCGCCCTGAGGAAGAACAAGTCATTCATTCTGAGAACCGAGTCAAAGCGGACAGCAACAAAATCGTTGCCAACGCTTCATCTAGGCTTGTGATTGTGGCGTTCTATGGTCGAGACATTGACAGGTTCAAGACTTTCTACGAGATTGCGAAGGAAAACGATAGGCAGTTTGTTATTCCATTGAAACTGGCGCATTTGCTCAGCAAACTGAAGAGCGATCCTATGCTGAAGATTCCAGACGTCATGAAAGATGACATCATATTGTTCTACAAGAAGAGGAAGAAGTCAGGCGAGTTTGCTGAGTCCGATTACTTCATGTGGGAGCGCCCCTTTCTAGCCAAGGCCGTCAACTACGATTTTGTGCACGAAAACGAGTCGAAACTGTTGTTCAACCTTGACCTTGCCAGCTTCACGGAGCTGATTGACGTTAGACCCTCCAAAGGCGGACATTTTATCCACTCGATGAGCGAGCCCTTCAGCGAAGAAGACATTAACGTCGAAGTTATGAACAACTGGCTACAACACTTTGGCTTACAGTTTCATCAGATTCACGCTTCAGGACACTGTCCTTCAAAAGACCTCGCCCAGATAATCAACCGAGTTCAACCCAAGAAACTCATACCTGTTCACACAGAGTACCCGATGCTCTTCAAAAAAATGTTCAAGCACATAGACGTCGAAACACCCGAGAAAGGAACGTCTTACATCCTTCAGTGA
- a CDS encoding lipopolysaccharide kinase InaA family protein yields MLQPSTEEANKAIFALCKRIAGNREITAVCIYGPSVSGYGNETSEINVLLVLRGFASRLQSYRKKVGERRAFVLAVDQAAFQRDISAGWLGEIAAEKLLLPYEALINSDYLLRQEVTLKRRVVWELLESLVLEFPELSHELMIKPEYFMHETQMERARLFPLIAYRFLNILQTDIRQRNIEAMMKGYWQALEDLAQDKWITLTNGTVRITPKLVRATKSKRIRIPAFWRSVQRAALMHVFSTLPRMLAPLAFEEEYYAKHHSNVKETENVVLKLEDSKDHVLMPTPSGLVPLSDATDIQDFVRKAVPSAADVAVETKEMGGVLNSVYLLTLGKEQGEQKIVVKKFRDWTGVKWFPLALWSLGTKSFAVLGKSRLEREYALNQYLRSNGLIVPRILHISPKQHLIFQEFVEGKTMVETIKSILTAQEDVAGKLQLVREAGKQIARAHQLGVGLGDCKPENIIVTKDGELCFVDLEQASRDGDYTWDIAEFLYYCGHYVPPLAPTNKIEHVTQAFTDGYIEAGGKKETVMKAASPRYTKVFSIFTQPQVILVISNLCRKVKQQ; encoded by the coding sequence ATGCTCCAACCCTCGACAGAGGAAGCGAATAAAGCTATCTTTGCTCTATGCAAGCGAATCGCCGGCAACCGTGAGATAACAGCGGTCTGCATTTATGGACCTTCAGTCAGCGGATACGGCAATGAGACAAGCGAAATCAATGTCCTGCTTGTTCTGAGAGGATTCGCATCTAGGCTCCAGTCATATAGGAAAAAAGTGGGTGAAAGACGAGCCTTTGTCCTAGCAGTTGATCAAGCCGCGTTTCAAAGAGATATTTCAGCAGGCTGGCTGGGTGAAATCGCTGCTGAGAAGCTTCTACTACCGTACGAGGCACTCATTAACAGTGACTACCTATTGCGTCAAGAGGTAACTTTGAAAAGGCGCGTGGTTTGGGAGCTTCTAGAAAGCCTAGTTTTGGAGTTTCCCGAACTCTCACACGAGCTCATGATCAAGCCTGAGTATTTCATGCATGAGACCCAAATGGAAAGAGCCAGATTGTTCCCGTTGATCGCGTATCGCTTTCTCAACATACTTCAAACCGACATAAGACAGAGGAATATTGAAGCAATGATGAAAGGCTACTGGCAAGCACTGGAAGATCTGGCGCAAGATAAATGGATAACGCTGACAAACGGGACAGTCAGAATTACCCCGAAGCTCGTAAGGGCAACAAAAAGTAAGAGAATACGAATTCCTGCTTTTTGGAGATCTGTTCAGAGAGCAGCGCTAATGCATGTTTTTAGCACTCTGCCACGAATGCTGGCGCCTCTCGCCTTTGAAGAAGAATACTATGCAAAGCATCATTCCAACGTGAAGGAAACGGAGAATGTTGTCTTGAAGCTCGAAGATTCAAAGGACCATGTGCTCATGCCCACGCCTTCAGGATTGGTGCCCTTATCAGATGCAACTGACATACAGGATTTCGTGAGGAAAGCTGTGCCAAGTGCTGCAGACGTTGCTGTTGAGACCAAGGAAATGGGCGGCGTTCTGAATTCAGTTTACCTGTTGACCCTAGGCAAAGAGCAGGGGGAACAGAAGATTGTTGTGAAGAAGTTCAGAGACTGGACAGGCGTCAAATGGTTTCCGTTGGCGTTATGGTCACTGGGCACGAAGTCTTTTGCTGTCCTAGGTAAGTCTAGGCTGGAGCGGGAATACGCATTGAACCAGTATCTTCGTAGTAATGGCTTGATTGTGCCCAGAATCCTGCATATTAGTCCGAAGCAACATCTGATCTTCCAAGAGTTTGTTGAAGGAAAAACCATGGTGGAGACTATCAAAAGCATTCTAACAGCTCAAGAAGATGTAGCAGGAAAACTTCAGTTAGTAAGAGAGGCAGGGAAACAGATAGCCAGAGCGCATCAACTAGGCGTCGGATTAGGAGACTGCAAACCCGAAAACATAATCGTCACGAAGGATGGCGAACTCTGTTTTGTCGACTTAGAGCAGGCATCAAGAGACGGAGACTACACATGGGACATTGCTGAGTTTCTATATTATTGTGGACATTACGTTCCACCTTTGGCGCCCACGAACAAAATCGAACATGTAACACAAGCTTTCACCGATGGCTATATTGAAGCAGGAGGCAAGAAAGAAACAGTCATGAAAGCCGCGTCGCCACGTTACACCAAGGTGTTTAGCATCTTTACTCAGCCTCAAGTGATATTAGTCATATCAAACCTTTGTCGAAAAGTGAAACAGCAATGA
- a CDS encoding DUF6114 domain-containing protein has translation MTTTPTAPKRAMAGFVISFIAGIFIILGGLALVALQSFINSVIDIIPMPVTIPGIGFAESVFATIGAIGLVFGIIVIVGAFLIYMPGKEIIGGIIVLIFSIISIVAMGGFIIGMILGIIGGILGLLKK, from the coding sequence GTGACAACAACACCTACTGCGCCCAAAAGAGCCATGGCAGGATTCGTCATATCATTTATCGCCGGCATCTTTATCATACTCGGCGGACTAGCGTTAGTTGCGTTGCAGTCATTCATCAACTCAGTCATCGACATCATTCCCATGCCAGTAACAATACCTGGAATAGGATTCGCGGAATCAGTGTTCGCAACCATCGGCGCTATCGGGCTAGTCTTTGGAATCATAGTGATAGTCGGAGCATTCTTGATCTACATGCCTGGAAAAGAAATCATCGGCGGCATCATCGTTCTGATATTCTCAATAATTAGCATCGTCGCCATGGGCGGATTCATCATCGGCATGATACTGGGCATCATAGGTGGCATATTAGGCCTATTGAAGAAGTAG